A stretch of DNA from Cannabis sativa cultivar Pink pepper isolate KNU-18-1 chromosome X, ASM2916894v1, whole genome shotgun sequence:
TTCGCCTCTTCATGGCTCGGAAAAGCTCTATAGCCTCCTCGCCACGCCCCTTCCGAGCATATCCTGCTATGATGGATGTCCAAGTTACAATATTCCTATGATTCATTCTATCAAACACATTCCTAGAGTCTACAATCTCACCACATTTTGCATACATATCAACTAAAGAAGTGCCTATAAAAACATCATTCTTGTACATTTCCTTAACTATAGCACCATGTAATTGTCTTCCTAAGCTTAGTTCCTTCTTTTCACCACAAGCTTTCAAAACCCCACAAACTGTAAATCCATTGGGAGAAAATCCCTCATCCAACATTCTAGAGAACAAAGAAATAGCTTCCTCCCCATTCCCATGTTGAGAACAAGCAGTGATCATAGTAGTCCAACAAAACACATCCCATTTAGCCATTTTCTCGAATTTTCGAAAAGCACTCTTGAGATCACCACATTCAGCATAGAATTTCACAATAGAATTATCAACAATCATGTTACTCACACTACCTTTGATAACACCTCCATGAATCTGCCTCCCAAGCTCAAAATCCTTCCTCTTACTACAAAGATTCATTAAACACACAAACATCTTCTCATTAGCTCGAACCCCATCTCGAATCGAATCCTTAAACAACCCCAAAGCTTCTTCATTTAAACCAAATCTCATATACCCATCAATAACAGCAGTCCAAGTAACAACATTTCTCACAGTCATTTTATCGAACACATTACGAGCATCACTCAATCTCTCAAAATTCAAATAAACACAAATCAAATTGTTATAAACATAAGTTTCTGGATACCCAAAACACTTCAAAACAATCCCATGTAATCTTTTCACGTCTTCCAAGCTCTGACAAGACCGAAGCCAAACCCCAACCGAAGAAGGACAAAGACTATGGCAAAAGGAGGAGGACTGAGAAGTAGTAGTATCACATAATTCCGCTTCTGGGTCATCGTAAAATCTTGAGAAATCGTCTGAAATCTTGGAATCATGTAAAGAAGATGAATTTTTATAACAGAAGCAACGAAAATTCCAAGTTGGTCTGCTCTGTTTTTGGTTGTTTGAGTTGATGgaattttttcttgttttttgtagCTTAAATGGTTGAATAGACAAAAATGGTGGTTGTGAGGGTGGAGGAGTAAGATTGAAACTGATATTTGGTGATGAGAAAGTGGGAGAAAGCATTGCCCGTTATCAGAACGAAAATTGAAACTGCAGAAAATGAATAGAAGAAAATTCAGTATGGGAAGCTCTCTTCTTTTccgttttttattaaataaacattatCAGTTATAATTGGGCTCAAGAAAAACAAATTAATGTATCATCtaaattgaaataattaatatttttttaaaaataactatattgtgtttcttaaaataatttttttttacatcaaaaaaattaaaatagatttttttttctgaacaaTTAActttcattaaaaataattagagattaatatataaagaaaaaatgaaaaattatttatccaAAATCTCTATACAAATTATGTACATTATCTACTTTGAGTACACGAACTGTGTACAGTGTGAATAAAAGATGTCTCATAAACATTGAATGGCAAACTAgtaataaaatttaagaaagatcctatctcaaaataaaaatgtggGATCTCTTATAAAATACAGTAGTCGAAAATAATCTACCAGACTCAAACATTTAATAGGTAGCTATATAAACGAGATCTCGAAATCTCCTAGAAAATACATTAATCGAAAATAATCATCCAGACTTAATGCAAGAGACTAATCTAGTGCAACCACTGAAGTTATATAAGTGGACCTCCCTACAagagtaaagaaaaaaaactaataagaaCATATTcaaccaataaaaaaaataatgtagtaGATAAAATACGTGGCTGCGGTTGCGTATGACACGTGAATCACAATGACGCCTTATCAAAAATTAGCTAAGTCATATACAGACGGGCAAGTGTACTTCAACGAGTGAGCCCTAGAGAGGAACATAAAGTATGTCATTTTTCTCCGGGAGCTAGAAATACAACGAAACATCTCTGGGAGGAGGAGAACATGTTCGAAGAGCCACTTCGCATTAATATAGCATAGGAAAAACGTCTCAGAACGCCCATAAAAGGACATGACAAACAGCGTAAACTATATAAAATCATgtaaaaattatgtaaaaacCACATGCATTAATTATTCTAAAGCTCTCATCGTTATCTCatttaattaattgtcaaaaatttcggtcaaaaatataaatgattagtcattttttataattattattaaaatatattgatatctaaactaaattatttatttatatataattttaaaaataatataatttaaattttgggtAAATATTCATATTCCATCGTCTCCCGCTTGTCTTCCTCTACTCTTCACCATTTTTCTCGACGGTGAACCACCCCATTTCACCGGCGACGACGAGCGAGATGAATCTTTGTGCCAATGAATTACATTTTTCATAGCAATCCAACGCTTAAGCCATCGACTTTCATGCTGACCCTGAAACGATTTCACTCCATTCTTTCACACACATCTTTCTCTGACTCCAACTCCATTAACCATAAAATCTCTTTCTTCCTCTCCACCCAAAATCTCACCCTCCAATCTCTCCTTACATATCATGCTCTCATCATCACTTCCGGTAACTCCCACAACGTTTTCATTGCATCAAAGCTCATCTCTCACTACGCCTCTTCTCTCAAAGGACCAACCTTTTCCGCTAAGGTTTTCGGTTCAGTTCATGACAAGGATACTTTTCTTTGGAATTCTATAATCAAAGCCCATTTTTCTAATGGGGGTTGCTCTGATTCCCTTAACTTGTTTTTTCAAATGCGAGTTGCGGGTTTTGTTCCCAACCAGTTCACTCTTCCCATGGTTGTTGCTTCGTGTGCGGATTTGTTTTTGGTTGAATATGGGAAGAGCATTCATGGGTTGGCTACAAAAATTGGGCTTTTTCAGGGGAACTCTGTTGTTGGGTCTTCTTTTGTGTATATGTATAGCAAATGTGGTGAATTGGGTGATGCGCATTTGGTGTTTGATGAAATGTCTGAGAGAGATGTTGTTGCCTGGACTGCACTTGTTATTGGATATGTTCATAATGGTGAGAGTGAGAAGGGGTTGGAGTGTCTTTGCGAGATGCATAGGATTGGTGGCGAAAGGGAGAGACCGAATTTTAGAACTTTGGAAGGTGGGCTTCAAGCTTGTGGGAATTTGAATGCTTTGATTAATGGTAGGTGCTTGCATTGTTTAGTGTTGAAAAATGGAATTGGGTGTTCTGAAGTAGTTAAGTCTTTGCTTTTGTCTATGTATTCGAAATGTGGTACTCCTTTGGAAGCTTATTTTTTGTTTAGTGAAGTAATGAGCAAAGACCTTTTGTCATGGATGTCGGTTATTAGTGTTTACTCTAGATTTGGGCTAATGGATGAATGTTTAAGTTTATTCTGGGAAATGCAGATTGCTGGGATAGTTCCTGACGAAATTGTTATCAGTTGTATCTTTCATGGTTTTGGCAATTCCTTGTGTGTATACTCGGGAAAGGCGTTTCATGGATTAAGCATAAGGCGAAATTATTTGTTTGGTGAGATTGTTTACAATGCAATGTTATTCATGTATTGCAAATTTGGGCTGTTAAATCTTGCAGAAAAGCTCTTTAGAGGGAGGTTGGAATGGACCAAAGAGTCCTGCAACTCTATGATTTCGGGCTATTATAAGATAGGACATAATGCAAAGTGCATAGACTTATTTAGAGAGATGCAATGTCTAGGCATTGAAGCTAATTCAGAGAGTTTGGTAACTGTAATTTCTTCTTGTTGCCAATTGGGAGCAACACATCTTGGTCGATCACTTCATTGCTATTCAATAAAAAGTTCCATAGACAAAACTATCTCAGTTTCTAATTCACTCATAGACATGTATGGTAAGAATAGTCATTTGACAATAGCATGGAGAATATTTTTCCGGGCACAGAGAGATATTGTCACTTGGAACACAATGATCTCATCCTATATTCACAATGCAAATTTTGCTGAGGCAATAGCTCTATTTGATGAAATGCTTTCAGAAAACTTAAATCCAAACTCAGCAACATTGGTAATGGTGCTTTCTGCTTGTTCTCATCTCGCTTCTCTTGAGAAAGGAGAAAAGGTTCACCTTTACATTATGGAAAGAGGACTTGAGATCAATGTATCTCTTGCAACTGCATTGGTTGATATGTATGCAAAATGTGGGAAGCTTGAGCAATCAAGAGAGTTGTTTGACTCAATGAGAGAGAAGGATGTTGTTTCCTGGAATGTTATGATCTCAAGTTATGGGATGCATGGACATGCCAAATCTGCAATAGACATATTCCGAGATATGGAACATTCTCATGTACAACCGAACCAACTGACATTCCTTGCTCTTCTCTCAGCTTGTAATCATTCAGGTCTTGTGGAAGAAGGGAAATATCTCTTTAACAGAATGCAAAATCCTTATGGTCTGAAACCTGATTTAAAGCACTATGCTTGTATGGTTGATCTTCTCGGTCGGTCTGGAAATTTGCAAGATGCTGAAACTTTGGTTCTCTCCATGCCCATCTCTCCTGATGGTGGAGTGTGGGGATCTTTGTTAAGTGCCTGCATAAAACATCATGAATATGATATGGGAGTAAGAGTTGCCAGGCATGCTATTGAGTCTGACCCGGACAATGATGGTTATTATATAATGCTTACAAACATGTATAGTTCTAGTGGAAGGTGGGATGAAGCTGAAAATGTAAGGAGAATGATGAAGGAAAGGGGTGTGGATAAAGGAGCTGGGTGGAGTGTAATATAAATAATGTAAAGAGATTCTTGTTCATTCTTGTTTATGCATTCTCAACCTGGGTTAAAGGAGTCATGGGATTTACCTTTCATTGAGTGATGAAAGGGTGAAAACATTCATCTGAATAGGTGTTGGCACATCTGGCGAAATGGGGCTAGAACTGCTTCTAATCTGAAAAGATAATCGGGTAATATCACAATCACAATTAACTTGTTCAATCTTTTCCCCTTGTAGAAATtaggtattttaaataattatttgattgtaactcatgtaaatacttttcaaatgaaaaaaaaaacagattgAAAAATGAATCTGTAACTGTGATGGTACAATTTCTTTTTGCAGGTTCTTAAACCTATTGTGGAACGCTTTTACTTAATCTTGTGGAGACCTGGTTGTTGATTTGAATAAATTTAATCAATCATATTCACTTTGGATATCATTGTGAAAGAAAAATCCACCCTTAAGTGTGGTTTGGGATTTTCACTTGTGAATATTTATGCAGTCTGGAATTATTTTAGTTATAGTAAAATAATGGCATTAAACATGCATATGCTGTTATCTTTGCAGGGACTTAAAGTAGCCATGGTAAGTCCTGGCCTGGGTTTGTTTATGAGCCATATGTTCCTCGTGAAGCGGTCTCTTTTGGGCAGATAGTTATCTTTCAAGTGAGTTAGAGTAGTTTTGGCCCTTTGGGGGATAATGTTTTCTTATTGATTTTCATTTCAGTAAATTGGATTTATAACAAAGGTAATGGAGGCAAAACTGCTTAGTTTCATTGATGTGATTGTACTGTCAAGATTCCATTGAATTCATTTAAGTTTAAAGAGTATCCCCAAATGTCATTGTTAAGACTGCCTTTAGTCCATTTTGGTTTTCTTCCTTTAATGCAGTCCTCTTATCAGATCTTTTGATGTTTGCTACTCTCATATGGTTTACAAGACCCGGTTGGAGATGAACGAAAGATGATATGATTTTCGAGGTAATGTTATCTTAAAGCATTGTAGAGAATGTTTTGAATGGTTTTTGGCGTTGCGTATATTCAGCTTTCCTTCTTCACTTCATCTTGTAGATTTTTTCCTGGATTATTGTtatcattatattttctttggATTGTGATGTTTTGTGTTAGCAAATGTGTAGTCTTATTATAAAGTGtaataaaaatttccttttctaATCAAAAAGTTTATCTCATAATTCTTAACATAATTGAAATAACTCCCTTACTTTTAACTTGCATGCACTAATATTTGGACCACAACATGTTGATGAGGAATTTCATGTTAATTTTAGCTCTTGCTGTTTGTTAGCCTCTAATTATTGCTGATAGTGTAATACAAGATTATTATTACCTTTCTAGTTATTCTTTTTCTAGTTTTGTTTAGTCTTTACCTAATGATTTTATGTTGATTTATCTACATTTTCTCCAGATCAATACTCTAATATCAAATGGAGACGAAAGCTCACTTCGAAAGGCAGTTACAGAGACATACTTCTCCCTTTTTACAGACACGaaagaatgaaattaaacaaagaGAATCCATGCGTAGCGAGGTGTGATCTAACTTATTGTCAAAATTCGAACCCTTCTT
This window harbors:
- the LOC115705331 gene encoding pentatricopeptide repeat-containing protein At4g39952, mitochondrial, producing MNYIFHSNPTLKPSTFMLTLKRFHSILSHTSFSDSNSINHKISFFLSTQNLTLQSLLTYHALIITSGNSHNVFIASKLISHYASSLKGPTFSAKVFGSVHDKDTFLWNSIIKAHFSNGGCSDSLNLFFQMRVAGFVPNQFTLPMVVASCADLFLVEYGKSIHGLATKIGLFQGNSVVGSSFVYMYSKCGELGDAHLVFDEMSERDVVAWTALVIGYVHNGESEKGLECLCEMHRIGGERERPNFRTLEGGLQACGNLNALINGRCLHCLVLKNGIGCSEVVKSLLLSMYSKCGTPLEAYFLFSEVMSKDLLSWMSVISVYSRFGLMDECLSLFWEMQIAGIVPDEIVISCIFHGFGNSLCVYSGKAFHGLSIRRNYLFGEIVYNAMLFMYCKFGLLNLAEKLFRGRLEWTKESCNSMISGYYKIGHNAKCIDLFREMQCLGIEANSESLVTVISSCCQLGATHLGRSLHCYSIKSSIDKTISVSNSLIDMYGKNSHLTIAWRIFFRAQRDIVTWNTMISSYIHNANFAEAIALFDEMLSENLNPNSATLVMVLSACSHLASLEKGEKVHLYIMERGLEINVSLATALVDMYAKCGKLEQSRELFDSMREKDVVSWNVMISSYGMHGHAKSAIDIFRDMEHSHVQPNQLTFLALLSACNHSGLVEEGKYLFNRMQNPYGLKPDLKHYACMVDLLGRSGNLQDAETLVLSMPISPDGGVWGSLLSACIKHHEYDMGVRVARHAIESDPDNDGYYIMLTNMYSSSGRWDEAENVRRMMKERGVDKGAGWSVI
- the LOC115705321 gene encoding pentatricopeptide repeat-containing protein At4g18520, chloroplastic, translating into MLSPTFSSPNISFNLTPPPSQPPFLSIQPFKLQKTRKNSINSNNQKQSRPTWNFRCFCYKNSSSLHDSKISDDFSRFYDDPEAELCDTTTSQSSSFCHSLCPSSVGVWLRSCQSLEDVKRLHGIVLKCFGYPETYVYNNLICVYLNFERLSDARNVFDKMTVRNVVTWTAVIDGYMRFGLNEEALGLFKDSIRDGVRANEKMFVCLMNLCSKRKDFELGRQIHGGVIKGSVSNMIVDNSIVKFYAECGDLKSAFRKFEKMAKWDVFCWTTMITACSQHGNGEEAISLFSRMLDEGFSPNGFTVCGVLKACGEKKELSLGRQLHGAIVKEMYKNDVFIGTSLVDMYAKCGEIVDSRNVFDRMNHRNIVTWTSIIAGYARKGRGEEAIELFRAMKRRNIFPNNLTIVNILRACGSIENSLLGREVHAQIVKNSIETNLYLGNTLVWFYCRFGEYSKAIKVLQKLPHRDVFSWTAIISGCTHLGYDSEALEFLREMIKEGVEPNSFTYSSALKACAQLETVLQGRLIHYSAKKTPSMSNVFVGSALIYMYSKCGYVTEAFNVFENMPEKNFVAWKSMIMGYARNGFCNEALKLMYRMRAEGFEVDDYVRTTVLAACGDVELDDNVEEHSYACSLKSGSSV